A DNA window from Salvelinus sp. IW2-2015 linkage group LG4q.1:29, ASM291031v2, whole genome shotgun sequence contains the following coding sequences:
- the LOC111961487 gene encoding uncharacterized protein isoform X1: MSLSDQSQQWYPTSVQVTVLQARSLRIKGKNGTNDSYAIMQVAKDKFATAVAEKSVAPVWTEEATFELPLFHNGNTEKCTLHVHVMHRALVGSDKLLGHAVINLLELSEVKSRNKTEWHKLLDKAGKPDKDRGEVLVDIQFMKNNLTASMFDLSATDKPRSRLGKFKDKVRGKKKESLSDSASAVVPSFTQVLTDSEGEGEGEGGADKKEKKKKNKLKSLFSPKSNLQRHGLSQSMSVLGPLPEKNSSLSGSPSGLNEDSSEGKNKFKFLTHKRTGSSDSKASQGSLSLGRSKIPAPLAEQSNLCINGSHVYTEHTQPRSARTGSTFSLASSGHGSMEDLRRAQGRKSSSTSMDSLTALKQPSPWAEVESSRAEEEEEEEEEEEERVKMDEMKRKKEQERKKLDEEERMNKEEQEKRRIGKEVERLRFEEERIRIEEEKMRFEEEEKTRMEEQENRKRMEEEKIRVEEESRMLEERKRKLKEEGEVRVKKKEQEMIRLQEEMEEEKTRMEEQENRKRMEEEKIRVEEESRMMEERKRRLEEEGEERVKKKEQEMIRLQEEMREQERWEEEERMRREEHERMKREDRLRKEDERKMREVEERLKREKEERIKEEERIRREQEEDMQRREERERKIREEEERVKREQDRLREEERRVREEEERVRKAEEEDRLREEMGIKRTEEERIKREEEDRLRKEEEERKIRKEEERVKREQDRLREEERRVRGEEERVRKAEEEDRLREEMGIKRTEEERIKREEEDRLRKEEEERKIRKEEERIRRLEEEMLRKEEEERKIRKEEERIRRLEEEMLRKEEEERKIRKERLRKEEAETMRLEEIRGNEQERRDKEQKERFRVAEENMKKEELGQEEKRRNAQMEEEQRREEVEKQMEEGQRREEVEEQNSEAKVTVCNNPFEEVSPTSSFDDTASNNLFEENAMTTTGPISCRINKVSAVKPRPSSWGNPSKPAISSSPLSSSSPELESSMDSPRGARETGDAIDPSADLMEKKDPALVAPNNQRWARKDNWSSKSHCATPTLAKTKPTKPPPPLRRQSSTSLVGSGDDQGSVSGKDHSSVRQDKGPAPLPPDNQRWAHKDNWPSKSNPDSATPTLTQKTPTKPQPPPRCHSATSLVGSEYDQHLNESVSQDDSSIRRDKRPAPLPPDRPNQAPSQTQRDQSMTSVNQGHKDRVGASMSKVSQRVAQMITPLRSSSTATTEHISGSQSSTHHGNQAEEPMPSATGGLMVAKHNKGPAPSRPQHPPGKTLPTADVLDEQSNTEEHDSSVQFGPNNPFAEDCRMEKSSGRSEDQSLTGERQESLDSHNQQSCTSTDADLGPFQKRVVGDTTELPAPDVLPAEDVSCPTKSTSAKRARAPLPPVKITSTFREEGAGKQSSGKLQSPAAPTSSKLSSGNWVRKQNGGVGMALPCVTLAQPPCFPSPAPSSIPHPEPLKGSGGRRDCPPQTTSSVPGQKTLLHAGALPSITEQCSGEEAGGRGDRSASSTRRPHPVKPLSSLENQPASNIHEGQAGKSTGILGGLQEKIQVKDTGVKGPYSQLTQEELISLVVKQQEQLSKRDDKIKELEQYIDNLLVRIIEEQPSILMTMNSLK, encoded by the exons ATGGCATAAGCTGTTGGATAAGGCAGGCAAGCCAGACAAAGACAGGGGAGAGGTGCTGGTGGACATCCAGTTTATGAAGAACAACCTGACAGCCAGCATGTTCGACCTCTCTGCTACAGACAAGCCGCGCTCCCGCCTGGGCAAGTTCAAGGACAAGGTTCGAGGCAAGAAGAAGGAGAGTCTGTCAGACTCAGCGTCTGCCGTGGTGCCGTCCTTCACCCAGGTTCTGACGGACagcgagggagagggggaaggggagggaggtgcagacaaaaaagagaaaaagaagaaaaacaagctGAAGTCTCTGTTTTCTCCCAAGTCTAATCTGCAGCGTCACGGACTGTCGCAATCCATGTCTGTCCTGGGCCCTCTGCCTGAGAAGAACTCCTCACTGAGTGGCAGCCCCTCAGGCCTCAACGAGGACTCCTCTGAAG GTAAAAATAAATTCAAGTTTCTGACCCATAAACGCACAGGCAGTTCCGACAGTAAGGCTTCTCAGGGCTCCTTGTCTCTAGGGCGCTCTAAGATCCCTGCCCCGCTTGCAGAGCAGAGTAACCTGTGCATCAACGGCAGTCACGTGTACACAGAGCATACCCAGCCACGGAGCGCACGCACCGGCTCCACCTTCAGCCTTGCCAGCTCAGGCCACGGTTCCATGGAAGACCTACGCAGGGCCCAGGGCCGTAAGAGCTCCAGCACCTCCATGGACTCTCTCACGGCCCTGAAGCAGCCCTCACCCTGGGCAGAGGTGGAGAGCAgcagggcagaggaggaggaggaggaagaggaggaggaggaagaaagagttAAGATGGACgagatgaagagaaagaaagagcaggagagaaagaagttagatgaggaagagaggatgaataaggaggaacaagagaaaagGAGGATTGGGAAGGAGGTAGAAAGACTTAGgtttgaggaggagaggatacggattgaagaggagaagatgaggtttgaggaggaagagaaaacgAGGATGGAGGAGCAGGAAAACAgaaagaggatggaggaggaaaaGATTAGGGTTGAGGAGGAAAGTAGAATgttggaagagaggaagaggaaactgaaggaggagggagaggtgagggtaaAGAAGAAAGAACAGGAAATGATTAGGTTACAGGAGGAAATGGAGGAAGAGAAAACGAGGATGGAGGAGCAGGAAAACAGAAAGAGGATGGAGGAAGAAAAGATTAGGGTTGAGGAGGAAAGTAGAATgatggaagagaggaagaggagactggaggaggagggagaggagagggtaaagAAGAAAGAACAGGAAATGATTAGGTTACAGGAGGAAATGAGGGAACAAGAGAGGTGGGAAGAAGAGGaaaggatgaggagagaagagcatgAAAGAATGAAGAGGGAGGATAGACTGAGGAAGGAGGACGAGAGGAAAATGAGGGAGGTGGAGGAAAGattgaagagggagaaagaggagagaattaAGGAGGAAGAAAGGATTAGGAGAGAACAAGAGGAAGATATGCAAAGAAGGGAGGAACGGGAGAGGAAGatcagggaggaggaagaaagagtgaagagagaacaggataggctgagagaggaggagagaagagtgagggaggaggaagaaagggTGAGGAAGGCCGAGGAGGAAGATAGGCTGAGAGAGGAAATGGGGAtaaagaggacagaggaggaaagaattaagagagaagaggaggataggctgagaaaggaagaagaggagaggaagatcaggaaggaggaagaaagagtgaagagagaacaggataggctgagagaggaggagagaagagtgaggggGGAGGAAGAAAGGGTGAGGAAGGCCGAGGAGGAAGATAGGCTGAGAGAGGAAATGGGGATAAAAAGGACAGAGGAGGAAAGAattaagagagaagaggaggataggctgagaaaggaggaagaggagaggaagattaggaaggaggaagagaggataaggagattagaggaggagatgttgagaaaggaggaagaggagaggaagatcaggaaggaggaagagaggataaggagattagaggaggagatgttgagaaaggaggaagaggagaggaagatcagGAAGGAGAGGCTGAGGAAGGAGGAAGCAGAAACAATGAGGCTTGAAGAAATAAGGGGAAATGAACAGGAGAGGAGGGATAAGGAGCAGAAAGAAAGATTTAGGGTGGCggaagaaaatatgaaaaaagagGAGTTGGGAcaggaagagaaaaggagaaatgcacagATGGAGGAAGAGCAAAGGCGTGAGGAAGTTGAGAAGCAGATGGAGGAAGGGCAAAGGCGTGAGGAAGTTGAGGAGCAGAATAGCGAGGCAAAGGTCACCGTGTGCAATAATCCTTTTGAGGAAGTCTCTCCCACCAGTTCATTTGATGACACCGCTTCAAATAATCTGTTTGAGGAGAACGCTATGACCACCACTGGACCCATCAGCTGCCGGATAAATAAAGTATCAGCAGTCAAGCCAAG ACCCTCTTCATGGGGGAACCCTTCAAAGCCTGCTATATCTTCCAGCCCCTTATCATCCTCGTCTCCTGAACTGGAGAGTTCTATGGACTCCCCCAGAGGCGCTAGGGAAACCGGAGACGCTATTGACCCGTCTGCTGATCTGATGGAGAAGAAAGACCCTGCCCTTGTGGCTCCCAACAATCAGCGCTGGGCTCGTAAGGACAACTGGTCTAGTAAATCTCATTGTGCCACACCTACCCTCGCTAAAACAAAGCCAACAAAACCGCCCCCTCCCCTCAGACGTCAATCTTCCACGTCATTGGTGGGAAGTGGGGATGACCAGGGGAGTGTTAGTGGTAAGGACCATTCCAGTGTCAGACAGGATAAGGGCCCTGCTCCACTGCCTCCAGACAACCAGCGATGGGCTCATAAGGACAACTGGCCCAGTAAGTCCAACCCTGATTCTGCCACTCCTACCCTCACCCAAAAAACGCCAACAAAACCGCAGCCTCCTCCAAGATGCCACTCTGCCACGTCATTGGTGGGAAGCGAATATGACCAGCACTTAAATGAGAGTGTTAGTCAGGATGATTCCAGTATCAGGAGGGACAAGCGTCCTGCTCCACTGCCTCCTGACAGACCAAACCAGGCTCCAAGCCAGACACAGAGGGACCAGAGTATGACCAGTGTGAATCAGGGACATAAGGACAGAGTGGGTGCCTCCATGTCCAAGGTTTCTCAACGTGTGGCACAGATGATCACACCACTGAGATCTTCCTCCACAGCTACAACAGAACACATCAGTGGAAGCCAGAGCTCTACCCACCATGGGAACCAAGCAGAGGAACCCATGCCCTCAGCCACTGGGGGGTTGATGGTTGCGAAACACAATAAAGGTCCAGCACCCTCCAGGCCCCAGCACCCTCCAGGGAAGACATTGCCAACAGCTGATGTGTTAGATGAGCAATCAAATACTGAGGAACATGACTCTTCGGTTCAGTTTGGTCCAAACAATCCCTTTGCAGAAGACTGCAGAATGGAGAAGTCCTCTGGACGCAGTGAAGATCAGAGTCTAACTGGTGAGCGTCAGGAGAGCCTGGACTCTCACAATCAACAGAGTTGTACCTCCACAGATGCAGATCTAGGTCCGTTTCAGAAGCGTGTGGTTGGGGACACAACTGAGCTTCCAGCGCCAGATGTTCTGCCAGCTGAGGATGTCTCCTGTCCCACCAAAAGCACATCAGCGAAGCGAGCCCGTGCTCCCTTGCCTCCAGTGAAGATAACATCCACCTTTAGAGAGGAGGGAGCTGGTAAACAGAGTTCTGGAAAACTACAAAGCCCAGCGGCTCCCACTTCGAGTAAGCTTTCCTCAGGTAACTGGGTAAGAAAGCAGAATGGCGGGGTGGGTATGGCACTACCATGTGTTACCCTTGCCCAGCCCCCATGTTTCCCCTCACCTGCCCCCTCCTCCATACCCCACCCTGAGCCCCTGAAGGGATCAGGGGGCAGGAGAGACTGCCCTCCCCAGACAACAAGCTCTGTCCCTGGCCAGAAGACCCTGCTTCATGCTGGAGCTCTGCCCTCCATTACAGAGCAGTGCAgtggagaggaggcaggagggagaggggacaggTCTGCCTCAAGCACACGCAG GCCACACCCAGTAAAGCCCTTGAGTTCCCTGGAAAACCAGCCAGCCTCCAACATCCATGAGGGACAGGCTGGCAAATCTACAGGGATCCTCGGTGGTCTTCAAGAGAAGATACAG GTCAAAGACACAGGGGTGAAAGGTCCCTACTCCCAGCTGACCCAGGAAGAGCTGATCTCCCTGGTGGTGAAGCAGCAGGAGCAGCTCTCCAAAAGGGACGATAAGatcaaggagctggagcagtacaTTGACAACCTGCTGGTGCGCATCATCGAGGAGCAACCCAGTATCCTGATGACCATGAACTCACTCAAATGA
- the brf2 gene encoding transcription factor IIIB 50 kDa subunit isoform X1: MATVGLKCPECGSLDIVDDEHYSQPQLVCADCGAVVSEGLLTTTRSEETQGTDVRYTNSTEVDKKPCRNLINGIHRVRALCRILRLTFLMEETAETHFKQAYEHPNFIRVSLQKKEVLAGCCVLATCRQHSWPIAMGTICCLLEANPRLIGVVYQEMVKILKIEAPPTSIIDLLETHCQAYKLSPQHVHEELSESSKDLTKRAAVLLELAADAWLVTGRQPIPILTASIFLAWQSLKPTQARLKYTLARFCQMAKVTKSSIAPKRVTELKEVLCKLGQELPWLRGDEVTPQTVIQMVDDILNHRLTLLRRALSSHEEALASESILPPSLEDSLPGSHTNTPCLEGAASSQTPGQTPKEPFVGEPDTGSIQQQGDVDLTYTVVMEGLPHTGPGTDSQHSQPSAPNSSKRSLFEPPSVRYAKIRRVQVPVVEVTGDEEISDSEIDSYIRTPQEIRDYVEAKEALASSDDEF; this comes from the exons ATGGCTACTGTCGGTCTGAAGTGTCCGGAGTGTGGCTCGCTCGACATAGTGGACGACGAACATTATTCACAGCCACAACTTGTATGTGCAGATTGTGGCGCTGTGGTATCCGAAGGTCTACTCACCACTACCCGAAGTGAAGAGACACAGGGCACAG ATGTAAGATACACTAATAGCACAGAAGTGGACAAGAAGCCATGCCGTAATCTAATCAATG GCATACACCGGGTGCGTGCTCTCTGTCGTATTCTCAGGCTCACTTTCCTCATGGAGGAGACTGCAGAGACCCATTTTAAGCAGGCCTATGAGCACCCTAACTTCATCAGGGTCAGCCTGCAGAAGAAAGAGGTTCTGGCAGGATGCTGCGTGCTGGCGACCTGcaggcagcacagctggcccatCGCCATGGGAACCATTTGTTGTCTCCTGGAGGCGAACCCCAGGCTGATAGGCGTGGTCTACCAGGAGATGGTGAAGATTCTGAAGATAGAGGCTCCCCCCACCAGTATCATTGACCTACTGGAGACACACTGTCAGGC ATACAAACTAAGCCCTCAACATGTCCATGAAGAGTTGTCAGAGTCCTCCAAGGATTTGACAAAGCGAGCTGCTGTCCTGTTGGAGCTGGCTGCAGATGCCTGGCTAGTGACTGGCCGCCAGCCCATCCCCATCCTCACGGCCTCCATCTTCCTGGCTTGGCAGTCCCTGAAACCCACCCAGGCCCGGCTCAAATACACACTGGCCAGGTTCTGCCAGATGGCCAAAGTGACCAAGTCCTCCATAGCGCCGAAGCGGGTGACTGAGCTGAAGGAGGTGCTGTGTAAGCTGGGCCAGGAGCTGCCCTGGCTGAGGGGGGATGAGGTGACACCCCAGACTGTGATCCAGATGGTGGATGACATCCTGAACCATAGACTCACCCTACTGAGGAGGGCCCTGAGCAGTCACGAGGAAGCCCTGGCCTCTGAATCAATACTCCCACCAAGCTTAGAGGACTCCCTACCTGGATCCCACACCAACACGCCCTGCCTGGAGGGTGCAGCTTCATCCCAGACCCCAGGGCAGACCCCTAAAGAACCCTTTGTGGGGGAACCAGACACAGGGAGCATCCAGCAACAAGGAGATGTTGACCTGACATACACTGTTGTAATGGAGGGGTTGCCACATACGGGGCCTGGCACAGACTCCCAGCACAGCCAGCCCTCAGCACCAAACTCTAGCAAGAGGAGTTTGTTTGAACCCCCTTCTGTGAGGTACGCTAAGATAAGGAGGGTGCAGGTCCCGGTGGTGGAGGTGACTGGTGATGAGGAGATCTCAGACAGTGAGATTGACAGTTACATCCGTACTCCTCAGGAGATCAGAGACTATGTTGAGGCTAAAGAGGCATTAGCTTCCTCTGATGATGAGTTCTGA
- the brf2 gene encoding transcription factor IIIB 50 kDa subunit isoform X2: MEETAETHFKQAYEHPNFIRVSLQKKEVLAGCCVLATCRQHSWPIAMGTICCLLEANPRLIGVVYQEMVKILKIEAPPTSIIDLLETHCQAYKLSPQHVHEELSESSKDLTKRAAVLLELAADAWLVTGRQPIPILTASIFLAWQSLKPTQARLKYTLARFCQMAKVTKSSIAPKRVTELKEVLCKLGQELPWLRGDEVTPQTVIQMVDDILNHRLTLLRRALSSHEEALASESILPPSLEDSLPGSHTNTPCLEGAASSQTPGQTPKEPFVGEPDTGSIQQQGDVDLTYTVVMEGLPHTGPGTDSQHSQPSAPNSSKRSLFEPPSVRYAKIRRVQVPVVEVTGDEEISDSEIDSYIRTPQEIRDYVEAKEALASSDDEF; the protein is encoded by the exons ATGGAGGAGACTGCAGAGACCCATTTTAAGCAGGCCTATGAGCACCCTAACTTCATCAGGGTCAGCCTGCAGAAGAAAGAGGTTCTGGCAGGATGCTGCGTGCTGGCGACCTGcaggcagcacagctggcccatCGCCATGGGAACCATTTGTTGTCTCCTGGAGGCGAACCCCAGGCTGATAGGCGTGGTCTACCAGGAGATGGTGAAGATTCTGAAGATAGAGGCTCCCCCCACCAGTATCATTGACCTACTGGAGACACACTGTCAGGC ATACAAACTAAGCCCTCAACATGTCCATGAAGAGTTGTCAGAGTCCTCCAAGGATTTGACAAAGCGAGCTGCTGTCCTGTTGGAGCTGGCTGCAGATGCCTGGCTAGTGACTGGCCGCCAGCCCATCCCCATCCTCACGGCCTCCATCTTCCTGGCTTGGCAGTCCCTGAAACCCACCCAGGCCCGGCTCAAATACACACTGGCCAGGTTCTGCCAGATGGCCAAAGTGACCAAGTCCTCCATAGCGCCGAAGCGGGTGACTGAGCTGAAGGAGGTGCTGTGTAAGCTGGGCCAGGAGCTGCCCTGGCTGAGGGGGGATGAGGTGACACCCCAGACTGTGATCCAGATGGTGGATGACATCCTGAACCATAGACTCACCCTACTGAGGAGGGCCCTGAGCAGTCACGAGGAAGCCCTGGCCTCTGAATCAATACTCCCACCAAGCTTAGAGGACTCCCTACCTGGATCCCACACCAACACGCCCTGCCTGGAGGGTGCAGCTTCATCCCAGACCCCAGGGCAGACCCCTAAAGAACCCTTTGTGGGGGAACCAGACACAGGGAGCATCCAGCAACAAGGAGATGTTGACCTGACATACACTGTTGTAATGGAGGGGTTGCCACATACGGGGCCTGGCACAGACTCCCAGCACAGCCAGCCCTCAGCACCAAACTCTAGCAAGAGGAGTTTGTTTGAACCCCCTTCTGTGAGGTACGCTAAGATAAGGAGGGTGCAGGTCCCGGTGGTGGAGGTGACTGGTGATGAGGAGATCTCAGACAGTGAGATTGACAGTTACATCCGTACTCCTCAGGAGATCAGAGACTATGTTGAGGCTAAAGAGGCATTAGCTTCCTCTGATGATGAGTTCTGA